ctGTTATTAACGAAtcatttttgtaaacaaaaaaattaataatttgaatTAGTCATCAGATTAGCacatatcatattttttaatattctttaacATCTTTAGCCAAgaacttttgtttttaaacttatgtattaacttatttaaacCGTTAGtctaaaacttataaaatgccataactaagccccaAAATAAGATACACAAACTTTAATTTAGTACAGTGACTGGCAGTAGAGAGGAAGATCTGTTTGAAAATTGCGTGGCCTTCTCTCCTAATAGGTTCAAatgcatatctcaaaaaccactAAGTTTATATCAACTAATCAGGGCAAATCTCTTTGGCACGTCCTCAAATAGTATGATCGAACGATAACCACTctaactccccatataacagtcaTATTTAAACTACTTAAAATTCATTCACTACGATTCTTTCctaatacattatatatatatgtataaagtatatataaaagtagcAAATAACGTTACAGAAATGAAACTTTGCAAATGTAGGCACGTCTAAAATATGTCGAAACCATAACTTctcaagcccccatataccaaaTAAGGGTCTGTCAGTGCTCGTCCTTTCCTGTCAAAAATGAGCAAAATCAGAACATTATTTCCTCTAGTTCCCATGTACACACATAATATGAAGATTTTTGAATTGCCTTGTTCTTTTTATaccgtatattatatataccaaaaatgttttcaaacttccagttgagttatttttatgaaagtcagagagcatctttttaaAATTAGGTAATATTTTGTcttgttgtaaaaaattaatataagaatTGCAAGCTTCCGGTTGGCTTTGTACTGTATATAAAGGTCAAATAAGATATCtaagcaatattaaatgaacgtATAATAATACTATATTTGAATGTCGAAAATGTGCGAAAACGGTGCACGAATTACCACAGCTTGCATATACCACacatgattttcgttattctaggagactttatgccgaatatatcggCCAACGTGAGttgtcttaataaaattatatgaaaacatATTATTGAGTATACTTGAAAAAGTGCATGCAATCAGTTCAGGTCTTCCCGTTTCCCCAAAATAACCGatttaatgatttccgactATGAGTTAAACCAGTGTAGACCTTGTCCTAATCCtcgtatatttattataacGACTGGTCTGGTGACctttttcctcatatacccaatGCATTAAATGTATCCTCTTGGTTGAACTAATATCTCAATTGAGTTAATTATGTTGATTTTATTATCATCCCTATAATTGGGCGAGTACAGCTGCTGTTCGACAACAAAATACCAAattgtattttgaaaaatcgataTTCTCTACCGCATAAAATTAAGTCGTTTGTCGCCATTTCGTGTAAATTTCCGAATTCTATAAACCCTTATTTTAATATGAGGAAAGGTCACATGAGGAAACTGGTCAGGACATGAGGAAACTGGTCAGGAACAAGAGATAACATAtacacttaattttttatttatttaagaacgTTTCTAACTGaacaatttaccaaaaaaaaaaatattacttatacacttttttgttgtgaactattttttaagaatttaaatgtCTATTGATGCATTAatatcattataaaaatatttataattgtaataattGAGCTTAAATGCTACATTCGTATAAATTGATACAAACAAAAATCCAATATTATTCGAAGTTGAAAAGAGGTTGCTTCTTGTGTTTAAAACTCTTCGATGTGTTCAAATTGACCTCATTTTAAATCTGTTCTCGTTACCTTCATTACCCAGTCTATCTGATTtatagcttttatttttaactaccTTTTTCGACTAATAACTTCAAGTCTATCTCAATTTTTTGCTGTTCTAGGGAATTGTTAAGCGAAACAACATTATAAGAgattaaaaaaatcgtttattaaCAAAAAGGATACATTTTTGATTACAATGATACAAGCATATCAACGTCGTTTTTATTATAGATATGGTGTAAAATATCGTCGTCATCTTTCTGCACAAAAATACTGTTATGTCTGCAAAATATGTGTTTATAGTTAGCAGATAGCAGAGATTTGGCATATCCAAATAATTCGTTAGTATCTTGGTCCACATATTCGTTTAATGTTATTCCTTGAGGATACAAAATTTCCTTATTTCTAAGAAATAAATCCTTAATTTTGTGTGTGGTAAATTTTACAACTATGTTGagtttgttgttataattttgaGGCCTTAGAAGGTACTTTCGATCAAAAATAAACACTGTTTCAATATCAGAGCGCTCACAAggtattttcataataaaagcaaacattAAAATTGTATCGATGAGAGGAGTTTTAATTTCCGATTTAGAAACTCCTTTCATTATTATACCTTTCAATTCAAAGGGCAAACT
The sequence above is drawn from the Bactrocera oleae isolate idBacOlea1 chromosome 5, idBacOlea1, whole genome shotgun sequence genome and encodes:
- the LOC106625161 gene encoding uncharacterized protein; protein product: MSLECSICLEDFKDSVDVYSTDCGHIFHKECLDRCAGNTSSFACPQCRKLNPKSHKIYLNLEETKNKDIERLKAELKLAELKLQEMNKKVQTEGKCSDLPCHMKSEVLSLPFELKGIIMKGVSKSEIKTPLIDTILMFAFIMKIPCERSDIETVFIFDRKYLLRPQNYNNKLNIVVKFTTHKIKDLFLRNKEILYPQGITLNEYVDQDTNELFGYAKSLLSANYKHIFCRHNSIFVQKDDDDILHHIYNKNDVDMLVSL